The following nucleotide sequence is from Bacteroidota bacterium.
GTTTGGTCAATTTAATTTATTTCTGAACAACAAGTTGTTTAGTGTATTCTTTATTTCCTACTAAAACTTTTACAATATACAAACCACCGGGAACAGTATTTTCCAAAGCGATATGCTCTGCAATAAGTCCGTTTTTAACAGTGCTGTTTGTATTGTAAATTAATTCACCCATGATGTTAAACAATTGAATTGTTGCAACATTTTCTAAAGAATTTATTGCTAATTCAACAGTAAATTCACTCATGGCAGGGTTAGGATATACATCCATTTCTTCTTTTGCCTCATCCACTATTTCACCTTCTTTACAAGCGGAAACAGTTAATGTTGCAGAAGTTCTTTCGCAACCATTCGAAATATTAGTTACAACACAAAAATAATCACCAGGTGTAGTAGCAAAATATAAATAGTTTGTTGCACCTGGAATTAATGCATCATCTTTATACCATTGGTAAGAATTTGCTGCATTATAATTGATTTTCAATTTAACAACTGCACATAAACTGGTACCATTTGGCGCAGAAATATTAGCATTTGGCGCTGCACCCACGGCAACAAAAGTTGCTTCCGACAAAGCAAAACATCCCTCAGGAATATTTACCTGTACTTGATAATTTGCAGGTTTTGTTACACTATAACTCATTGAAGTTGCGCCTATTATCAAATTTCCATTTTTAAACCATTGATAGGTATACCCAATACCTGCATTTGCAGTTAAAATTTCAGGTTCACCTTTACATGCCTGAACAGTTCCTGACGGTGACACAGTAGCTGTAACAGTGCCTTCGTCATAATCGCCGTCGCAATCGTTGTCTAAACCATCACAAATTTCGGTAGCTCCAGGATTAACGGTACTTTGAACATCATCACAATCAGTATTATCTGTAACATAACCTGACGGAGCTCCATCACAAGTGGAAGTGCTATTAAATGCATCTCCATAAGTATCAGAATCTATATCTGCATAATAAGTAGTGAATAATAATCCATCATCAGGTGTTCCGTTACAATCATCATCAATTGCATTACAAATTTCTGATGCGCCAGGATTAATTGCAGAATTTGCATCATCACAATCTGTATTATTTAATACATATTCAACTCCAGGAGTTGTACAGAATGTTGTACCTAAATCAAGAGAATTTCCATAACTATCACCATCGCCATCATAATAATATGTTGTAAAAATTGCGTCGTTATCTATTAAACCATCACAATCGTTATCAATACCATTACAAAGATCAATTTCACCCGGATTTAATGAAGCATCACCATCCTCACAATCCAAATTGTTTAAAGAGAAACCTGCACCCGGATCAGAACAATAATTAGCACCTAAACCAGCTCCATAAGTATCGAGATCTGCATCGGTATAATATATTAAATATGTGATTCCGTCATCTGCAGTTCCATCACAATCATCATCTATAAAATTACAAACTTCAGTTGCATCTGGATAAATGGAATTGTCTCCATCATTACAATCACCTGTTAACAAGACATAAGTTCCACCTGGATCTGAACAGAATCCAAATGCTGCTCCGCTTCCGTATCCATCACCATCAAGATCTGTATAATAATCAAGGAAAATAATTCCATCATCATAATCACCAAGACCATCACAATCATCATCAATTCCATTACATATTTCTGTCGCTGCAGGATTAACTGCGATATTATCATCATCACAATCACCGGTCAATAAAACATAAGTTCCACCCGGATCTGAACAGAATCCAAATGCTGCTCCGCTTCCATATCCATCACCATCAAGATCTGCATAATAATCGAGGAAAATAATTCCATCATCATAATCACCAAGACCATCACAATCATCATCAATTCCATTACATATTTCTGTCGCTGCAGGATTAACTGCGGTATTATCATCATCACAATCACCAGTCAATAAAACATAAGTTCCACCCGGATCTGAACAGAATCCAAATGCTGCTCCGCTTCCGTAACCATCACCATCAAAATCATTATAATAATCGAGGAAAGTTAAACCATCATCAGATCCACCAACACAATCATCATCTATTCCATTACAAATTTCTGTTTCACCCGGATTAACATTCATATCCGCATCATCACAATCGCCGGTTACCAATACATAAGTTCCACCCGGATCAGAACAAAATCCTGCGGCAGCACCGCTACCATATCCATCACCATCAAAATCATTATAATAATCGAGGAAAGTTAAACCATCATCAGATCCACCAACACAATCATCATCTATTCCATTACATATTTCTGTTTCACCCGGATTAACATTCATATCTGCATCATCACAATCACCTGTCAATAAAACATAAGTTCCACCCGGATCTGAACAGAATCCAAATGCGGCTCCCATTCCGTAACCATCACCATCAAGATCTGCATAATAATCGAGGAATATTATTCCGTCATCATAATCACCAAGTCCATCACAATCATCATCAATTCCATTACATATTTCTGTCGCTGCTGGATTAACTGCAATATTATCATCATCACAATCACCAGTCAATAAAACGTATGTTCCACCCGGATCTGAACAGAATCCAAATGCGGCTCCCGTTCCGTAACCATCACCATCAAGATCTGCATAATAATCGAGGAATATTATTCCGTCATCATAATCACCAAGTCCATCACAATCATCATCAATTCCATTACATATTTCTGTCGCTGCCGGATTAACTGCGATATTATCATCATCACAATCACCATTCAATAAAACGTAAGTTCCACCCGGATCTGAACAGAATCCAAATGCTGCTCCGCTTCCGTAACCATCACCATCAAGATCTGCATAATAATCAAGGAAAATAATTCCGTCATCATAATCTCCGAGTCCATCACAATCATCATCAATTCCATTACAAATTTCTGTTGCACCCGGATTAATTGCACCATTAGAATCATCACAATCAGTATTATCTGCCACAAATCCTGCAGAAGCAGAACATGCAGATTCTGTAGTCATTGCATCTCCATAAAGATCGCCATCTGTATCAGCATAAAAAGTACTTTGTCCGGTGATACTTACAAAATTATTGGATGTTCCTGTGCAGCCATTTGCATCGGTGACAACCACATTATAAGCATCCGCAATTAAACCCGAAATATCTTGTGTTGATGCTCCGTTTGTCCAGGAGTAGAGGTAATAACTTGTGGTTCCGTTTAATGTTACGGAAAGATCATCAACCCCTAATCCATGATCATTTCCTGAATCATCCACATCCATCCAACGCAACCAGATTGTTTCACCTGGTAAAATAGATACCGTTATAGTGTTTGAAAGTGCTGTGCGATTTGCAATTGCATTACCGTCAAGTGCTGCCGCTGATGCTGTTGCAATTGGTCCTGTAAAATCAAGCGTGTTTACGTCTACCCATGTTCCGGCTGTGATACTTGCCGCATTTTTTTGATAGGTAAAATCAAGTTTATGAGCAGTAGCATTTCCGCCATTTCTCCATTGTTCACCAGTGTAACTAACTGAAACTGAAGTTGCGGTTTCCGCCATATTATTAGTGATTTTAATTCCATAATAAATAGTTCCGCTACCACTTGAACCCACTGAGCCTATCGCCCTGTCTGCTGCAAGAGTTCCAAAACTATAAAGTCCTCCGGTAGTGCTGGTTCCAGTACTTGCTATATAAACTGTTCTATTCGAATACCAATTAGTTAAAGTTGAATTATCAGTCCAAACATTTGTAGCTCCTGCAGATGCGAGCGTATTAAAATTCTGCGTATAATTCTGAGTTACCGGAGCCGTTAAGGGAGTTCCACCACTTACAGAAATATCAATTGCACCATTTGCTCCGCCGCCTGCACATGTTGCATCGGTAACTATGGGAGTTACTGTTATTGTAGGACAGGTAACAGTAAAAGTTGCTGCATAATTAGCACCGCCATTACTGGAATAATGTGTTCCGCTGCCACAACCATCGTAGTCGGCAGTAGAATAAATTTCAAGTGTATAATTTCCTGCGGGTAGTCCGCTTAATATATTTGTAGTATTACCCGTGGTTGACCAGCGCTGATCGTTTCCACCACAACCGGTTCCAAGGTTTGCATTAAATGGAAGATTTACTCCTGTAAAAGAACCTGAAGGAGTGCCTGTCCATACACGGTAATTCAAGGTTCCGTTGGTGATATTACAGGGAGAACATTTAAAGGTTTTATTTTCTCCACCTGCCACAACTAAAGTTTGCCCAATAACAAAGGAGCCCAGATTTGCACCATTGAGGTCAGGGTTTCCGGTTACGGCCTGCATGTCGTAATAGGTATTGCCGGCACCATTTAAATTGAGTACCGCATAACTTTCATAAATGCCACTTTGTGCATTTAAAAACAGAGGACTTAAAAACAAAATTGTAGCAAATACAAAGCTTTGCAAAAGGGGTGTAAATGAACGGGTCATAACTGGGTTTTAATGTTTGTAAATAATAAGCAAATCTGTGAAAAAAGAGCGCTATTTTATAATAGGAGCAATATTAATTTATTCTAATTTTAAAATTAATCGTGTATACACGTATAAATTTGATATGGTTCCTGGTAAAAAATTCTCATATATAATTGAAAGTGAATGATATACATAATAAATTATCCTCTATTTGTTTTTGCGCCTTACCACCAAAATATTCTCTAAAAAAGTGCGGTCACCAATACGTAACCAAACGGTTTCCTATGCTCTTGAACACCTAAAAGGTCTTTAACTGTTTGAAAGTTGATTAATCGGGTTTCTTATTTAAGTGCATTTTTATTTAAGATTCAAATAAAACAAAAACCGAAAGTTTAAGGCTTTCGGTTTTTAATAATTTAAATAAAAAAATTAATGGATGATAACAGTAGAATTATATTCCAACCCATTAACAATTACCTTAACAAGATACATGCCTTTACTTTCATTTAATTGAATATTATGTTCGGCAATTCCATTATTTATGGATGTAATATTTTGATAAACTTGTGCGCCCATTAAATTATAAATTTTTATTTCTGCGTTTGTATTTAATGTTTGATCTGTGGTAAATAAAATATTAAATTCTCCTGAGGTTGGATTTGGGTAAACACTGAAATTATTTTTTATTTCTCCAACTCTTTCACATCCATTAATAACTGTTAGTGTTGCTGTATTTCTTGAACAGCCTTCCGCAGTGGTTACTTCGCAATAATAATTTCCTGTTGCAACCGGTAAATAGATATAAGAAGTTGCAGCTATTGGCGATGCATCTAAATACCACTGATAGGTATATGTTGCATTATAACTCGCTTTTAATTTTACAATTCCTGCGCATAGATCCAATCCGTTTGGTGCAGAAATATTTGCCAAAGGTGAAGCTGTTACTGCCACTGCTTGTACTGCGGATGTTGCTGAACAATCGCCAAGCGTTACCATTACGCTATAATAAGCGGGTTTATTTGTATTATAAATATTGGACGTAGCTCCTGCAATTATATTTCCATTTTTATACCATTGATAAGAATCATATCCTGACTCAATTGATAAATTAACTGCATCAGGTTTACATAAATTAATAATTCCAGATGGAGAAATTGTTGGTGCAGTTAAAACAACATCATCCGTATTTCCATCACAATTATTATCCACTCCGTCGCATACTTCTGTGGCAGCAGAATTTATAGATGCATCATCGTCGTTACAATCTGAAATTGCACCTTCTCCGTCGCCATCATTATCTTGTTCAACAATAATATTATCCACCGCAAAACTTGGTCTTGATCCCGCTCCGGTCTGATCGTGGTTTATCCAACGGATCTGAACTTCCGGTTGATTGTCGCATGCGCCTGGCAACACAATACTTCTGTTTTGCAGATCTTGCGGAGTAGTTACACCACTTGTTGTTTGTGTGGTAGTTCCATTCACATACTCAACTCCTGCAAGAGTGGTAAATGATCCGGTATTTCCAATTCGGTATTGTAATACTGATTCATTTATCCTGGTATTGGAACCGCCATCATAAGGATTGCGGATAACCATTATATCATAGGATAAAGTAATATTATTACTTCCGGTGGTGTTGATGCTCATAACAATTCCCGGGTTTGTGGATCCCGATGAAAGGAAACCTATTTTGCCATTATAATTATTTACACCGCCTGCCGTGGTGGATGCACTTGAATTAGCTGTGAGTGTATGATCAGCAGTTGGACCTGTAGTTATAACTGTAGTTGTTGCTGCTGAACTCACTTTCCAACCTTGCAATCCTGCAGGATAAGAAGTGGAAGTATGGAGCAAGGATGAAAAATCCTCCGTAAAAGGAATCACCTGCGGAACCGGATTTGTTTGTGCAAAACCGATGCTTGTCACGAATAAACATATTGCCAATATGGAAATGGACAATCTGGTGTTGTAATAAATTTTCATATGTCTGATTTAGGTTTGGTAGAATGGGTGTAAAAATGCCCAATAAAGTTAATGCAATTATCTTTTTGATATTAACGATGTGTTAATAAAATGCATGTCTTACCACCCCCTCCTTCAGACCTGCCAGGTTAAAAAAAAACCTGGCAGGTCGAAGGTGTACATTCTTTCTTTTTAATCCTTGCATCCTCTTCCTTCGGTCACCGAAGCTTTAGCGTAGGTGACACCTTAGAACCTTCCTTCCTTCCTTCATTTTTTCCTCTTCCAACCCCTTCCTTCCTTCACCTTCGAATCTTCTCCCTTCGAATCTTCCTTTCCCTTCCCCTTCGAATCTTCTCCCTTCGAATCTTCCTTCCCCTTCCCTCAGACCTCACAGGTTAAAAAAAACCTGGTAGGTCGAGGGTATGCTCGGCTGTTAATTGTCAATTATCAATTGTCAATTATCAATTAACAATTATCAATTAAAAAAAAAGGCATACAAGTAAAACTTATATGCCTTTTTAAAAATGAGGTAATTAATTATTTATTGATAACAATTTGTTTATTGTATTCATTACCACCTGCAATAATTTTCACAAGGTATAAACCTGCTGTTGCATTTTGTAAATTAACAGAAGCATTTAAAATACCATTAGCTATGGAAGTGTTATTGGAATACACAACATCACCGATCATATTAACGATCACGATATCTGCAGTATTAACAGATGCAGATAAATTCATATTAATATTAAATTCGCCTGAGGTTGGATTTGGATAAACTTCAAAACCTGACATTTCCATTTCCGCTTCACGACAAACATTTGTTACGTTAGCAATATCAGTAACGCGGTTACAGCCATCGATAGATGTTATGGAACAACGGTATTCACCTGTTTCTGAAGGGAATATTCTCCATGATGTAGCGCCATCTCCTGTGTATTCAACGCCATTTCTATACCATTGGTAAGTATTAGTTGCAACGTAACCCACTTTAACAATAATATTGGTACCTGGAGTTGGTGAACAAAGATTTAAGCCGTTTGGATGATAAATATTTGCATTTGGATTAAATCCGGAATTTAATTCAGTATAAGCAGAATAAGCTGAACAACCATTTGCTTGCGTAACTAATACATTATAATATGCAGGTTTTGTTGTTGCATAAGAAGTACCTGTTGCACCTGCTAATGGATTATCATTTTTGTACCACTGATACGTACAACCAACACAAGCATCCGTTGTGAAAGTTACGGGTTCACCTTTACAGGTGATCGCAATTCCGGCAGGCGACATAGTAGCAGGTGAATTAGAACAAACTGTTCCTCCAACTGATCCGTTGTAATTTCTTTCCTGACCATTTACGTTACCTGCATCCCATCCGTAAAGACGGAAAATTACAGCACTTGTAGAACTGAAATCTACCATATCCCAGGTAAATGTTGTTCCTGATCCACAAGATCCGCTTGGCACTGAAAGATCTGATCCATTATTGATCCAACTTGTACCGCCGTCAAGACTATATGCATAACGCATTCTTTTAGGTCCTTGAGGATTACGACCAAGGTCAAACTGTATACTTGTAAAATACATTGTATATCCTGCATCCGGAGTTAAAGTCAACTGTAAAGCAGAATATGCGGTAGAAAATGCGCCTGCTGATGTACTCCAGGTATCAGAACTATACCCGGTTCCGCACGCATTAATGTATGCTACTCCATTTACCGGAGTAAGGTTAGAAGCAGTAACACCAACAGCCTCGGATCCCGGTGACCCTAATTCATCATTGTCGAATGTGTAAATTGTTTGAGCTTGGAGACTCTGGACAAAAGTCAGGCTACACAGCAATATTGCTGTCTTCAAAGTGTGCATTTTTTTCATAAAATGTAGTTTGTTTGTAGGTTTGTTTAGGATTAAAAAATAGATATGGATGGCAAATGTATATGTGTATACTTGAAATATCAAAAAAATGCAAGCATAATTTTATTAAACCCATAATTTAACTAGGTTTTTTGTGACATTTTTAATATAATCTATAATTATATCCGTCATTTTTTAATAAAAATGTAATAAATATGAATTTAGTATACTTTTTGTGTTAAAGAAACAACATTTTGGCAAATACAATCTTCTTATAACAATCGCCGTTTCATCTCTTATTTTTGCAGCAATCAAAATGCATGTCGATAAAAGTTGAACATATCACCAAAGTTTACGGAGAACAGAAAGCAGTAAACGACATTTCGTTTGAAGTACAGGCGGGTGAGATCATTGGGTTTCTTGGTCCTAACGGTGCAGGAAAAAGTACCACCATGAAGATTCTCACTTGTTTTATTCCTCAAACTGGCGGTAAAGCAAGTGTTTGTGGTTTTGATACAGAAAAACAATCCATGGATGTGCGGAAAAACATTGGATATCTTCCGGAACACAATCCACTTTATCCGGAGATGTATGTAAAAGAGTATCTTGAATTCGCCGCGCGGTTACACAATATGAAAAGTCCCAAAAAACGCATCGAGGAAATGATCGCGATGACGGGACTTACTGTGGAGCAAAAAAAGAAAATTGGACAGCTGAGTAAAGGATATCGTCAGCGTGTTGGCTTAGCTCAGGCAATGTTGCACGATCCTAAGGTTTTAATAATGGATGAGCCAACGTCAGGATTAGATCCAAATCAATTGGCAGAAATAAGAAGTCTGATCAAAAATATCGGCAAAGAAAAAACAGTAATATTATCCACGCATATTATGCAGGAAGTGCAAGCTATCTGCAGCAGAGTGATCATCATCAACAAAGGAAAAATTGTTGCAGATGATACGGTGGAAGGATTAAAATCGCACCAAAAAGGTATGACTTTAGTTCAGGTTGAATTTAAAGAACGCATCGATAAATCCCTGTTATCAAAAATAAACGGTATCCATAAAGTAACCGGCGATAACCAACTCACCATAGAATATTCCGGCGATGAAGATATTCGCGAGATTTTATTCCGTTTTGCAGTGGAAAATAAATATACGCTACTCAATCTCAATATCGAGAAACAGAGTTTGGAGGATGTGTTTCAACAAGTGACTGGTAAGTAGAGGAGACATAGGACATAGGATTTAGGACATAGGACTTGACATAGGACAATGGAAAGCGACAAAGGAAAACATACAGTCGGCTGACAACATTGTCAATTATCAATTTCCCCAACTACCCGAAGCAAAATCATCCTCCCGTCGACCAATTCTCAATTCTCCATTCTCAATTCACCCGAAGCTTAATCATCATCCCGACGATCATTGTCAATTGTCAATTATCAATTATCAATTTTCTCCCTCCCCCGAAGCTTAATCATCCTCCCGACGATCATTGTCAATTGTCAATTGTCAATTGTCAATTTTTCCCCTCACCCGAAGCTTGATCATCCTCCCGACGATCATTGTCAATTGTCAATTGTCAATTTTTCCCCCCACCCGAAGCTTGATCATCCTCCCGACGACCCATTCTCAATTCTCAATTCTCAATTCCCCCGAAGCTTAATCATCCTCCCGACGATCATTGTCAATTGTCAATTGTCAATTATTTCCGCCTTTTAATTGGTACATTTTCTTCTCCCTTCCCTCAAACCTACCAGGTTAAAAAAAACCTTGTAGGTTGAGGGCGTAATTCTTTCATACCTATTTTTTATCCTTTTAAATCCGCTTAATCAGCGTTATCAGCGTTCCCCCTTTTTCATTTCTTCATTTTTAATTCTCTTCACCCTTCCCTCAGACCTCACAGGTTAAAAAAAACCTGGTAGGTCGAGGGAATTGTCAATTATCAATTGTCAATTATCAATTATTCCCGGCTGTTCATTCTCAATTCTCAACTCTCAATTCTCAATTAATTCCCTATCTTCATCTTTCCATGTTGCGCATACTTAACAAAACCTGTCTTACCATATTTATATTATTTGCTGTTCTGCAGGAAACTCAGGCGCAGGAA
It contains:
- a CDS encoding T9SS type A sorting domain-containing protein; this translates as MTRSFTPLLQSFVFATILFLSPLFLNAQSGIYESYAVLNLNGAGNTYYDMQAVTGNPDLNGANLGSFVIGQTLVVAGGENKTFKCSPCNITNGTLNYRVWTGTPSGSFTGVNLPFNANLGTGCGGNDQRWSTTGNTTNILSGLPAGNYTLEIYSTADYDGCGSGTHYSSNGGANYAATFTVTCPTITVTPIVTDATCAGGGANGAIDISVSGGTPLTAPVTQNYTQNFNTLASAGATNVWTDNSTLTNWYSNRTVYIASTGTSTTGGLYSFGTLAADRAIGSVGSSGSGTIYYGIKITNNMAETATSVSVSYTGEQWRNGGNATAHKLDFTYQKNAASITAGTWVDVNTLDFTGPIATASAAALDGNAIANRTALSNTITVSILPGETIWLRWMDVDDSGNDHGLGVDDLSVTLNGTTSYYLYSWTNGASTQDISGLIADAYNVVVTDANGCTGTSNNFVSITGQSTFYADTDGDLYGDAMTTESACSASAGFVADNTDCDDSNGAINPGATEICNGIDDDCDGLGDYDDGIIFLDYYADLDGDGYGSGAAFGFCSDPGGTYVLLNGDCDDDNIAVNPAATEICNGIDDDCDGLGDYDDGIIFLDYYADLDGDGYGTGAAFGFCSDPGGTYVLLTGDCDDDNIAVNPAATEICNGIDDDCDGLGDYDDGIIFLDYYADLDGDGYGMGAAFGFCSDPGGTYVLLTGDCDDADMNVNPGETEICNGIDDDCVGGSDDGLTFLDYYNDFDGDGYGSGAAAGFCSDPGGTYVLVTGDCDDADMNVNPGETEICNGIDDDCVGGSDDGLTFLDYYNDFDGDGYGSGAAFGFCSDPGGTYVLLTGDCDDDNTAVNPAATEICNGIDDDCDGLGDYDDGIIFLDYYADLDGDGYGSGAAFGFCSDPGGTYVLLTGDCDDDNIAVNPAATEICNGIDDDCDGLGDYDDGIIFLDYYTDLDGDGYGSGAAFGFCSDPGGTYVLLTGDCNDGDNSIYPDATEVCNFIDDDCDGTADDGITYLIYYTDADLDTYGAGLGANYCSDPGAGFSLNNLDCEDGDASLNPGEIDLCNGIDNDCDGLIDNDAIFTTYYYDGDGDSYGNSLDLGTTFCTTPGVEYVLNNTDCDDANSAINPGASEICNAIDDDCNGTPDDGLLFTTYYADIDSDTYGDAFNSTSTCDGAPSGYVTDNTDCDDVQSTVNPGATEICDGLDNDCDGDYDEGTVTATVSPSGTVQACKGEPEILTANAGIGYTYQWFKNGNLIIGATSMSYSVTKPANYQVQVNIPEGCFALSEATFVAVGAAPNANISAPNGTSLCAVVKLKINYNAANSYQWYKDDALIPGATNYLYFATTPGDYFCVVTNISNGCERTSATLTVSACKEGEIVDEAKEEMDVYPNPAMSEFTVELAINSLENVATIQLFNIMGELIYNTNSTVKNGLIAEHIALENTVPGGLYIVKVLVGNKEYTKQLVVQK
- a CDS encoding T9SS type A sorting domain-containing protein, with amino-acid sequence MKIYYNTRLSISILAICLFVTSIGFAQTNPVPQVIPFTEDFSSLLHTSTSYPAGLQGWKVSSAATTTVITTGPTADHTLTANSSASTTAGGVNNYNGKIGFLSSGSTNPGIVMSINTTGSNNITLSYDIMVIRNPYDGGSNTRINESVLQYRIGNTGSFTTLAGVEYVNGTTTQTTSGVTTPQDLQNRSIVLPGACDNQPEVQIRWINHDQTGAGSRPSFAVDNIIVEQDNDGDGEGAISDCNDDDASINSAATEVCDGVDNNCDGNTDDVVLTAPTISPSGIINLCKPDAVNLSIESGYDSYQWYKNGNIIAGATSNIYNTNKPAYYSVMVTLGDCSATSAVQAVAVTASPLANISAPNGLDLCAGIVKLKASYNATYTYQWYLDASPIAATSYIYLPVATGNYYCEVTTAEGCSRNTATLTVINGCERVGEIKNNFSVYPNPTSGEFNILFTTDQTLNTNAEIKIYNLMGAQVYQNITSINNGIAEHNIQLNESKGMYLVKVIVNGLEYNSTVIIH
- a CDS encoding T9SS type A sorting domain-containing protein; protein product: MKKMHTLKTAILLCSLTFVQSLQAQTIYTFDNDELGSPGSEAVGVTASNLTPVNGVAYINACGTGYSSDTWSTSAGAFSTAYSALQLTLTPDAGYTMYFTSIQFDLGRNPQGPKRMRYAYSLDGGTSWINNGSDLSVPSGSCGSGTTFTWDMVDFSSTSAVIFRLYGWDAGNVNGQERNYNGSVGGTVCSNSPATMSPAGIAITCKGEPVTFTTDACVGCTYQWYKNDNPLAGATGTSYATTKPAYYNVLVTQANGCSAYSAYTELNSGFNPNANIYHPNGLNLCSPTPGTNIIVKVGYVATNTYQWYRNGVEYTGDGATSWRIFPSETGEYRCSITSIDGCNRVTDIANVTNVCREAEMEMSGFEVYPNPTSGEFNINMNLSASVNTADIVIVNMIGDVVYSNNTSIANGILNASVNLQNATAGLYLVKIIAGGNEYNKQIVINK
- the gldA gene encoding gliding motility-associated ABC transporter ATP-binding subunit GldA — protein: MSIKVEHITKVYGEQKAVNDISFEVQAGEIIGFLGPNGAGKSTTMKILTCFIPQTGGKASVCGFDTEKQSMDVRKNIGYLPEHNPLYPEMYVKEYLEFAARLHNMKSPKKRIEEMIAMTGLTVEQKKKIGQLSKGYRQRVGLAQAMLHDPKVLIMDEPTSGLDPNQLAEIRSLIKNIGKEKTVILSTHIMQEVQAICSRVIIINKGKIVADDTVEGLKSHQKGMTLVQVEFKERIDKSLLSKINGIHKVTGDNQLTIEYSGDEDIREILFRFAVENKYTLLNLNIEKQSLEDVFQQVTGK